Proteins encoded by one window of Danaus plexippus chromosome Z, MEX_DaPlex, whole genome shotgun sequence:
- the LOC116777103 gene encoding protein I'm not dead yet, with the protein MSAAGESGIPEEGRGTTYYFSKSRSNATIWQRLCLFFSIYWKSVIVVLTPIVLLPLPILNSGSEFARAYRCMYVVLIMATYWVLELLPLPITAMLPIVLFPTMGILDSDRTCAAYMRETNMMFMGGLMIAAGVQHSKLPKRVALWTVQVVGCSHRRLNFGLTFVTMFISMWVSNAAATTMMVPMVEAILEVLEQQGFGEVYINKKKALSENGTTVKTDKNTEEEPPVPSDTTICYYLSIAYASTLGGCGTLVGTATNSAFKGIFDSEFPEISGAVDFFWFMAYSTPPMLLMQILVWLSLQVTYMGMFRPNSEAAKRASQASGGSETTMNIIRQQYKGLGPVTFHEKASGTLFILAVFLYIFRKPGFMLGWADVITSMRVKDGVVSILIVVLMFILPMSVDFIKFFTTTASYEELAASKPSTGIVTWNILKEKIPWGLLFLLGGGFALAEGSKATGLSAMIGSSLTGLHGLPPAVVLLVVVLVTQFITEFTSNVAIANLILPVLANMARTLEMDPRYLMVPATLACSMAFHMPVGTPPNAIVAGVAHIPTSRMAVGGIGPKIITTLIVWGAYPTWGSLIFKPEDIIALDSGPRVSTKNISLNCAVTASNLMPNHVYNCSMPVTGIANKTLALQVSNSSFACNYTLFKK; encoded by the exons ATGTCAGCTGCGGGTGAAAGTGGTATTCCAGAAGAAGGAcg tgGCACAACATACTACTTCTCAAAGAGTAGGTCTAATGCTACAATATGGCAGAGATTGTGTCTCttcttttcaatttattgGAAGTCTGTTATCGTTGTTTTGACACCGATTGTTTTACTGCCATTGCCTATCTTAAATTCTGGATCTGAATTTGCTCGt GCATACCGCTGTATGTATGTGGTGTTAATAATGGCTACGTATTGGGTGTTGGAGTTGCTGCCTCTTCCAATTACCGCCATGTTGCCGATCGTGCTGTTCCCGACGATGGGAATACTGGACTCTGATCGCACATGTGCTGCTTACATGAGAGAAACGAACATGATGTTCATGGGTGGATTGATGATAGCTGCTGGTGTGCAGCACTCTAAACTGCCCAAGAGGGTGGCTTTGTGGACAGTGCAGGTGGTTGGCTGCTCTCACAGGCG TTTAAACTTCGGTCTAACTTTCGTGACGATGTTCATATCAATGTGGGTTTCAAACGCAGCAGCCACGACAATGATGGTACCTATGGTTGAGGCTATACTGGAGGTTTTAGAACAG caAGGCTTTGGTGAAGTGTACATAAACAAGAAGAAGGCGCTTTCTGAAAATGGAACCACTGTTAAGACTGATAAGAATACAGAAGAAGA GCCTCCTGTGCCTAGTGACACAACCATCTGCTACTACTTGAGCATCGCATATGCCTCTACCCTTGGTGGATGTGGGACTCTTGTTGGAACAGCCACCAACTCGGCTTTCAAGGGGATTTTTGACTC GGAGTTTCCAGAAATATCGGGTGCAGTAGACTTCTTTTGGTTTATGGCATACAGCACTCCTCCGATGCTGTTAATGCAGATTCTGGTGTGGTTGTCACTACAAGTGACATACATGGGTATGTTCAG GCCAAATAGTGAGGCCGCCAAAAGGGCTTCCCAGGCATCTGGTGGGTCTGAGACCACCATGAACATTATAAGACAACAGTACAAGGGACTTGGGCCGGTCACGTTCCATGAGAAG GCTTCAGGTACCTTATTCATCCTAGCTGTGTTCCTGTACATCTTCAGGAAGCCGGGCTTCATGTTGGGATGGGCTGATGTCATAACATCCAT GAGAGTAAAAGATGGTGTAGTGTCAATTCTCATTGTTGTCCTGATGTTTATTCTGCCCATGTCGGTGGACTTCATCAAGTTCTTCACAACTACCGCATCAT ACGAAGAGTTGGCTGCCTCAAAGCCTTCCACAGGAATTGTTACATGGAATATTCTGAAGGAGAAGATTCCTTGGGGTCTGCTTTTCTTGTtgg GTGGAGGTTTCGCGCTCGCTGAAGGCAGTAAGGCGACGGGTCTCTCAGCTATGATCGGTTCGTCGTTGACCGGTCTTCATGGTCTTCCACCAGCTGTCGTTCTACTTGTAGTAGTTCTGGTCACACAGTTCATCACTGAGTTCACATCCAACGTGGCCATCGCTAATCTTATACTACCAGTGCTAGCCAATATG GCCCGTACTCTGGAAATGGATCCTCGATACTTAATGGTCCCGGCGACTCTGGCTTGTTCTATGGCTTTCCACATGCCTGTGGGGACTCCTCCCAACGCTATAGTGGCAGGTGTCGCACACATACCTACCTCTAGAATG GCTGTGGGTGGTATCGGTCCTAAAATAATCACTACCCTCATTGTATGGGGTGCTTATCCAACTTGGGGTTCGTTGATCTTCAAGCCGGAGGATATTATCGCTTTAGACTCTGGACCGAGGGTCTCAACTAAGAATATCAGCTTAAATTGTGCCGTCACCGCCAGTAACCTTATGCCAAATCACGTTTACAACTGCAGCATGCCAGTAACTGGCATAGCGAATAAAACTCTAGCCCTACAGGTTAGTAATAGCTCTTTTGCATGCAATTATacgttatttaagaaataa